A segment of the Paraburkholderia fungorum genome:
GGGTGGAGGTGACGCTGGTCGATTCCGACGAAGCGCTGTGGGCCCAGATGCACGCTAAAGACGAGCCGGGCTTCGACGTGCTCGCGGCCAACACCGCAGAAATCCGCCGTTATACGCAGGCCGGTCTGCTTGCCCCGCTCGATCTGGGCAGCCTGCCGAACACGAAGAACCAGTTGCCGCGCTTCCAGGCGCGTTCGTCGATCGAAGGGCTCACGTCGGACGGTAACGTTTACGCGATCCCGTTCACCTATTCGTCGATGGGCCTGATCTACGATCGCCGGCAGATTGCCGTTGCGCCGCACTCCATGCGCGAATTGTGGAACCCGCAATACCGCGGCAAGGTGCTCGACTTCAACAGCGCGCAGCACAATTTCTCGTTCACGGCGCTGGCGCTCGGTTATCCGCATCCGTTTCAACTCGACGACGCGCAAATCCGCGCGATTGCCCACAAGCTCGTCGATCTGCGCCGCAATCTGTTGACCTATTACACGTTGCCGGAAGAAGCGACCGCGTTCTTCATCCAGCACAAGGTCGCGCTGATGTTCGGCAACTACGGCACGCAGCAGGTCGAACTGCTGCGCCGCGCGGGCGCGGATGTCGGTTATGTGATTCCCGACGAAGGCGTGCTCGCGTGGCTCGATTGCTG
Coding sequences within it:
- a CDS encoding extracellular solute-binding protein, whose protein sequence is MSLPARADGKVLRVLAWPGYADADVVKTFEERYHARVEVTLVDSDEALWAQMHAKDEPGFDVLAANTAEIRRYTQAGLLAPLDLGSLPNTKNQLPRFQARSSIEGLTSDGNVYAIPFTYSSMGLIYDRRQIAVAPHSMRELWNPQYRGKVLDFNSAQHNFSFTALALGYPHPFQLDDAQIRAIAHKLVDLRRNLLTYYTLPEEATAFFIQHKVALMFGNYGTQQVELLRRAGADVGYVIPDEGVLAWLDCWSMTRAATDQPLALAWINYMLDPQVNALLTQRQGLANTLTAPVDSSGSGHIVWIGPVENIQRREDLWARIVSGDRSERF